Proteins encoded in a region of the Alosa sapidissima isolate fAloSap1 chromosome 19, fAloSap1.pri, whole genome shotgun sequence genome:
- the alms1 gene encoding mucin-19 isoform X3 → MEPEESPRDGKRINRTMEEWYQLPAEEDSSQLPPQELSQHNASYGQTGRGAWGLHHPNDQSQSLQLDFQDSQLSPALTLLPAKTGKFYASNSTLMQQTDLEFAPLRGSPDFSVLSERLSMMPLVGGATGFGTPAVAHSTTLGHASLSQHPLGEDEGSSCSLSQHSLSPGERHQVTPGREYERDSAEDQGYERRGEGEEEEGEERSAPRGREEEDDDDDGSFLNSSVPARTLLELLEKDVGVVSSSSAVSSASETIFSQPELIHKQTDTTHNQSGLSRTRADFADNQTVPVNQQRNSDLFQTGPSVSSLVRSAESAIFRGSSSGGSTEEEPSRNPPGVRECPQGDASASPQPTPAPGTRVDRRSSNRSSSSQLFDTSNLNISGRANRTADISNITFRSSGSRPDASTDALRAQLLSESCAVASRSPHAGPEERSPPELSSRSTRLALQGATGFSIERGHRERILWQSGNQTGVDSSFLTSQPAFQSTPSVVMTAPNRARGVLLAGAGASYSQSPVLPTDTSILPRPRMSDTPPVGAAEASTSQGSRGSLTGGEVGSLPSLSYVQKVDAWRANQSSNRAFSDELELQGPAEDDQEVDANANASVIAEPAPGNHPYSPFSQPREDSGAEGSAGGEVGPPGGGAAAAGGGGGGGAAGVVSPPGRSHSHSSSLATVVTSIQHHAAAHSDVTNGPQSARGEESVTREEVGPQGRAEPSSQNGQRSSAIILGHFSDVSSSRDTGHSLSSPQGSFQGEGSVRASFGGASSVMSLEVDNYAPYWTSMPSTPNRERELNIEDRIPVYLKNLAINQSPSTILTPFAPRGPIREPEFSPTDLCTIKGSTGTPTKSTQPSEGESPPDKGEFSRLSQGSSGSLPLSTGRPIMHLSDQDRPPSQGSIRMTRSSSHTPPESPGSSAASLPSLAPTHQMPSGSGQESATAPPLQPPQPREEAPGPQEAQLPQLPQRSPRRDQPQQQQAEDWLVGSRTLQEIRQLLGRAESVLSLKSSLTTSSGSDSSLLQSLRRKMEEPGFTNDTFGSSQLWARSSSDSMLRDSSVSSSEPSRSLGATAQAPADLSCVPGIRETGLKSHAVRRAEPEGCSATDPDRAAPAVLPAAQAPAPTPQEQEEEEEAASSSIGPEEPSPAPSHAGVEQASVSDSSEVSEGSLSARVARLLHEESPVSMVTSRASTTDTDESRAREWILLKASGQRCEALHLNTEDRQRVEEIKRELLQHTKSQYSTDSDGSAPSSVGATSGPAPASSQRTEGFLAVRCAEERLSDQLQRAGRNLLASTRVALGSPPAVSPDLEARVQEIAQREGVPLGPPASSRSLSPLTSITIATARHTPSPSPLPPNVPPQQQQQAESASVSTQTQTHTLRLQTHTPPPSDTESDSSVSTAEPHLHSALEVYALSQHALSHAHTHADEPGAEEAERQGETNTVETCQVKGQMDEVTGGWGHQSPLAPRHSSTHLRLTLSPKPRPVQNGLDKPHYGMAPVELDQDHAVRSAQTAETLSTNWTDGPSLVAQSFPQEDSIRLPNQEALRNETPTHKVVSTANSPVAEPLRPTPESSVSSQTLSEEQGPIKSQFGATGPASIQISSSSRYPQSFTPPQRLTQPSPRPMSVYAPGSDDAVPPRFTVDILGSRDLEPVPALPKHTEGIYSKKRGFSGYERAGPVGKQGVGVTVTGRRREEEEEEEMMGERAGEEEFRPLAMKMDFSMHSLRLHTSTLRNLPPAHAPADLHQNQPVAPPHPREREERAHREQTSREIGGSLDQLWQRFSESWSRDQGRSANERETSLLERLERLSRLINSSSLTHGSTIAHSPAKQAVDASVSTQTQTQAKGQDQPEHARVEAKRAERGKSKKKGRKEKEPGVEERKKGAREESEKRGRAPRLAWAESETPSSSHAPEEEEGEVDEPERLERCPAERDSISTETSLSTIDTQRLLRAFGPSRVRPLTAGERAPESLLKLYSNIHKQRSAVNESSTVTLDSSSSGSSLPPHPRPSGKRPKVKLVSRGVQAGDLEIVSNGTRRHTRDVGTTFPSPHPTPSSQAQQPALPPQHSFMKERHKKKQPESHPPGPGVSWFVPAEELRLDSRKENRPDNKNIPAAGPTWFEHYSRTQPWREPLRERQNQDGRGREPQREKENQEDRERPQRQQQSWVDRDIQALEQREKPAETNNSMDTHRKLSALERLSLQEALAFRRPEFVSRSRERLKRLCLLKEERRLQAQFNLERETLFNRPPLTRRYTHNTAVPDPPVKRAVPKKEMFQRSKHGTGERAVSSTMQSSHRLARIYSQLPEVRRRKEEEKRKAEYRAYRLNAQLFNKKITNRVLGRRTPWQ, encoded by the exons ATGGAGCCCGAAGAGAGTCCTAGAGATGGGAAGCGTATAAACAGA ACAATGGAGGAGTGGTACCAACTTCCTGCAGAAGAGGACAGCAGTCAGCTGCCACCTCAAGAACTCTCTCAGCATAACGCCTCCTATGGTCAGACTGGCAGAGGGGCTTGGGGCCTGCATCACCCCAATGACCAGTCCCAGTCACTGCAGCTAG aCTTTCAGGACAGTCAGCTGTCTCCAGCACTTACTCTCTTGCCTGCCAAGACTGGCAAATTTTATGCCTCGAATTCCACTCTCATGCAGCAGACGGATCTTGAGTTTGCTCCTCTAAG GGGATCCCCAGACTTCTCAGTCCTCTCTGAGAGACTCTCCATGATGCCTTTGGTTGGTGGTGCCACAGGCTTTGGCACACCGGCTGTGGCTCATAGCACCACGTTAGGCCACGCATCTCTTTCGCAGCATCCTCTGGGAGAGGATGAGGGAAgcagctgttctctctctcagcacagCCTGTCTCCGGGTGAACGCCACCAGGTTACACCGGGACgtgagtatgagagagacaGTGCAGAAGACCAAGGCTACGAGAGGCGAGGGgagggcgaggaggaggaaggcgaggagaggagcgcTCCgcgtgggagagaggaggaggacgacgatGATGACGGGTCGTTTCTGAACAGCAGCGTTCCAGCACGCACCTTGCTGGAGCTCCTGGAGAAGGACGTGGGTGTGGTCAGCAGCAGTAGTGCCGTTTCCTCCGCCTCCGAAACCATTTTTAGCCAACCAGAACTCATCCACAAACAGACTGACACCACTCACAACCAGTCGGGGCTCAGTCGGACCAGAGCAGACTTTGCTGACAATCAGACGGTGCCGGTGAATCAACAAAGAAACTCGGACCTATTTCAAACAGGCCCCTCTGTGTCCTCTCTTGTGCGGTCTGCCGAAAGTGCCATCTTTCGGGGGTCCAGCTCAGGTGGCAGCACAGAGGAGGAACCTTCCAGAAACCCGCCTGGAGTCCGAGAGTGCCCTCAAGGGGACGCGTCGGCCTCCCCTCAACCCACTCCAGCACCTGGCACGCGAGTGGACAGACGCTCGTCAAATCGCTCGTCCTCCTCTCAGCTGTTCGACACTTCCAACCTCAACATCTCTGGGCGCGCAAACCGCACGGCCGACATCTCCAACATCACTTTTCGCTCTTCGGGCAGCAGGCCGGACGCCTCCACCGACGCCCTGCGCGCGCAGCTGTTGTCTGAAAGTTGTGCAGTGGCCTCCAGGAGCCCCCACGCTGGCCCAGAAGAGCGATCTCCACCCGAGCTAAGCAGCAGGTCAACCAGGCTGGCGCTCCAGGGGGCGACAGGCTTCTCCATCGAGCGCGGCCACCGCGAGAGGATCCTCTGGCAGTCAGGCAACCAGACAGGGGTGGACTCGTCGTTCCTGACGTCGCAGCCGGCCTTCCAGTCCACGCCGTCTGTTGTCATGACGGCGCCCAACCGGGCCAGGGGAGTGCTGCTGGCCGGTGCCGGCGCATCCTACTCACAGTCACCGGTGCTGCCGACGGACACGTCAATCTTGCCCCGCCCCAGGATGAGCGATACGCCACCTGTTGGTGCGGCGGAGGCCAGCACGTCGCAGGGTTCGCGGGGGTCACTGACGGGAGGCGAGGTGGGCAGCCTGCCCAGTCTGAGCTACGTGCAGAAGGTGGACGCGTGGAGAGCCAACCAGAGCAGCAATAGGGCCTTCAGTGACGAGCTGGAGCTGCAGGGACCTGCGGAGGACGACCAGGAGGTCGATGCTAACGCTAACGCGAGCGTTATTGCCGAGCCAGCACCGGGGAATCACCCCTACTCGCCCTTCTCCCAGCCCAGGGAGGACTCTGGAGCTGAGGGCAGCGCTGGAGGGGAGGTTGGGCCCCCAGgtggaggagcagcagcagcaggaggaggtggaggaggaggtgcagcaGGTGTTGTGTCTCCTCCTGGACGCTCCCACTCCCACTCTTCATCCCTGGCAACTGTGGTCACTTCGATCCAGCACCATGCAGCGGCGCATAGTGACGTCACGAACGGCCCGCAGTCGGCCCGTGGTGAAGAGTCAGTAACCAGGGAGGAAGTGGGGCCACAGGGAAGGGCTGAGCCGTCCAGTCAGAACGGCCAGAGGTCAAGCGCCATCATCCTGGGCCACTTCAGCGACGTGTCATCAAGCCGCGACACAGGCCACAGCCTCTCCAGCCCACAGGGTAGTTTCCAAGGCGAGGGAAGTGTTAGGGCATCTTTTGGAGGGGCCTCATCAGTAATGAGTCTGGAGGTGGACAACTACGCTCCATACTGGACCTCAATGCCATCAACtcccaacagagagagagagctgaacatTGAGGATAGGATTCCG GTTTACCTTAAAAACCTGGCAATCAACCAATCACCATCCACAATACTGACCCCGTTTGCTCCTAGAGGACCAATTAGAGAGCCAGAATTTTCCCCTACTGACTTGTGTACCATTAAAGGTTCTACAGGCACTCCTACCAAGAGCACTCAGCCATCTGAAG GTGAGAGTCCTCCTGATAAAGGGGAGTTTTCTCGGCTCTCTCAAGGCTCCAGCGGCTCACTGCCCCTCAGCACAGGCCGGCCCATAATGCACCTCTCCGACCAGGACCGGCCGCCCAGTCAGGGCAGCATACGGATGACGAGGAGTTCTTCTCACACGCCACCAGAATCCCCTGGCTCATCGGCTGCATCTCTCCCGTCTCTGGCGCCAACTCACCAGATGCCCTCTGGATCAGGGCAGGAGTCGGCCACAGCACCTCCCCTCCAGCCTCCCCAGCCCAGAGAGGAGGCCCCAGGACCCCAGGAGGCGCAGCTGCCCCAGCTGCCCCAGAGGAGCCCCAGGCGGGACcaaccacagcagcagcaggcggaGGATTGGCTGGTGGGCTCTAGGACCCTGCAGGAGATCCGGCAGCTGCTGGGGCGGGCGGAGAGTGTGCTCTCCCTCAAGTCCTCCCTGACCACCTCGTCGGGCTCGGACTCCTCGCTGCTGCAGTCGCTGCGGAGGAAGATGGAGGAGCCCGGCTTCACCAACGACACATTCGGCTCCTCGCAGCTCTGGGCGCGCTCCTCGTCGGACTCCATGCTGAGGGACAGCTCCGTCTCATCGTCCGAGCCGAGCAGGTCGCTTGGGGCGACCGCTCAGGCTCCCGCTGACCTATCCTGTGTGCCTGGAATCAGGGAGACGGGACTCAAGTCCCATGCGGTCAGGAGAGCAGAGCCTGAAGGCTGTAGCGCTACTGACCCTGACAGGGCGGCTCCCGCAGTTCTGCCAGCTGCGCAGGCCCCTGCCCCGACTCCTCAGGaacaggaagaagaagaggaggcagCGAGCTCATCGATTGGTCCGGAAGAGCCTAGCCCCGCGCCAAGTCACGCGGGCGTGGAGCAGGCCAGTGTGAGCGACAGCAGCGAGGTCAGTGAAGGGTCGCTGAGCGCCAGGGTTGCTAGGCTGCTGCACGAAGAGTCACCCGTGTCCATGGTGACCAGCCGGGCAAGCACAACGGATACAGATGAGAGCAGAGCGAGAG AGTGGATTTTGCTAAAGGCGTCTGGCCAGAGGTGTGAAGCGCTGCACCTGAACACAGAGGACAGGCAGAGGGTTGAGGAGATCAAGAGAGAGCTACTGCAGCACACTAAG TCCCAGTACAGCACGGACTCCGATGGCAGCGCTCCATCCAGCGTTGGGGCGACGTCCGGCCCTGCTCCCGCCTCCTCTCAGCGCACAGAGGGCTTCCTGGCGGTGCGCTGTGCCGAGGAGCGCCTGTCCGACCAGCTGCAGCGCGCCGGCCGCAACCTGCTGGCGTCCACCAGAGTCGCACTCGGCTCGCCGCCGGCGGTCAGCCCGGACCTGGAGGCCCGCGTGCAGGAGATTGCGCAGAGGGAGGGTGTCCCGCTCGGACCTCCGGCCTCGTCCCGCTCGCTCTCGCCGCTCACGTCCATCACCATAGCGACGGCACGCCACACCCCTTCCCCGTCGCCTCTGCCCCCCAACGTGcccccccagcagcagcagcaggccgaGAGCGCCAGCGTGAGcacacagacgcagacgcacacactccgcttacaaacacacacacccccgcccTCGGACACGGAGTCGGACAGTAGCGTCTCAACTGCCGAGCCGCACCTGCACAGCGCGCTCGAAGTTTACGCCCTCTCGCAGCACGCGCTctcgcacgcgcacacacacgcggacGAGCCCGGGGCCGAGGAAGCTGAGCGGCAGGGAGAGACAAACACCGTGGAGACGTgccaggtcaaaggtcagatgGATGAGGTCACCGGGGGTTGGGGTCACCAGTCACCCCTGGCCCCGCGCCACTCGTCCACGCACCTGCGCCTGACCCTCTCCCCCAAACCCAGACCGGTTCAGAACGGCTTGGACAAACCCCATTATGGGATGGCCCCTGTGGAGCTGGACCAGGACCATGCAGTGAGATCGGCCCAGACTGCCGAGACCTTGTCCACAAACTGGACCGATGGGCCCTCGCTCGTAGCCCAGTCTTTCCCACAAGAGGACTCTATTAGGCTGCCCAATCAGGAAGCCCTTAGAAATGAAACTCCGACCCACAAAGTGGTCTCCACAGCAAACAGTCCAGTTGCGGAACCACTAAGACCCACCCCCGAGTCCTCGGTGTCCAGTCAGACGCTCTCTGAAGAGCAGGGGCCAATCAAAAGCCAGTTTGGTGCCACAGGCCCAGCCTCTATCCAGATCAGCTCCAGCAGCAGATACCCACAATCCTTCACTCCACCACAGAGACTGACACAGCCTTCACCACGACCCATGTCTGTTTATGCACCTG GCTCAGATGATGCAGTTCCCCCACGCTTCACCGTAGACATCCTGGGCTCCAGAGACCTGGAGCCTGTTCCAGCCttacccaaacacacagaggGCATCTACAGCAAGAAGAGAG GCTTTAGTGGGTATGAGCGCGCCGGCCCTGTGGGCAAGCAGGGGGTCGGGGTGACCGtcacagggaggaggagggaggaggaggaggaagaagagatgaTGGGAGAGCGTGCAGGGGAGGAAGAGTTCAGGCCGCTGGCCATGAAGATGGACTTCAGCATGCACAGCCTGAGGCTCCACACCAGCACACTGCGAAACCTCCCCCCAGCGCACGCCCCTGCTGACCTACACCAGAACCAGCCAGTCGCGCCTCCGCACCCACGGGAACGGGAAGAACGCGCCCACAGGGAGCAGACATCCCGGGAGATTGGCGGCTCCCTGGATCAACTGTGGCAGCGCTTCAGCGAGAGCTGGAGCCGGGACCAGGGCCGTTCGGCCAATGAGAGGGAGACGTCGCTGCTAGAACGCCTGGAACGCCTGTCGCGGCTCATCAACAGCAGCTCGCTGACGCACGGCTCCACGATCGCGCACTCCCCCGCCAAACAGGCCGTGGACGCATCGGTCAGcacacagacgcagacgcaGGCCAAGGGCCAGGACCAGCCCGAGCACGCCAGGGTGGAGGccaagagagcagagagggggaagagcaaGAAGAAAGGGAGGAAGGAAAAAGAAcctggagtggaggagaggaagaagggagCCAGGGAGGAGAGTGAGAAAAGAGGCAGAGCTCCACGACTGGCATGGGCAGAGTCGGAAACTCCGTCGTCCAGCCACGcgccagaggaagaggagggggaggtggaCGAGCCGGAGAGACTCGAGCGCTGCCcggcagagagagacagcatcTCCACGGAGACCAGTCTGTCCACCATTGACACCCAGCGACTGTTGCGGGCGTTCGGGCCAAGCCGGGTGAGGCCCCTGACGGCTGGGGAGAGGGCCCCGGAGAGCCTGCTCAAGCTCTACAGCAACATCCACAAGCAGAGGAGCGCGGTCAACGAATCCTCCACG GTCACTCTGGACTCGTCCTCAAGCGGCTCCTCACTACCTCCTCACCCACGCCCCTCAGGCAAGAGGCCAAAGGTCAAACTCGTCAGCAGAGGCGTGCAGGCAG GTGACCTTGAGATAGTGAGCAATGGAACACGGCGTCACACACGTGATGTGGGCACCACCTTTCCCTCCccgcaccccaccccctccagccAGGCCCAGCAGCCAGCACTGCCCCCGCAACACAGCTTCATGAAGGAGAGGCACAAGAAGAAACAGCCAGAAAGCCATCCTCctg GCCCAGGCGTGTCTTGGTTTGTTCCGGCTGAGGAGCTGAGACTCGACTCTCGTAAAGAGAACCGCCCGGACAACAAGAACATTCCGGCAGCTGGTCCCACCTGGTTTGAGCACTACAGCAGAACCCAGCCGTGGCGAGAGCCGCTCCGAGAGCGACAGAACCAAGACGGGCGAGGGAGAGAAccgcagagagagaaggagaaccaGGAGGACCGGGAGCGGC